The nucleotide window TCTGTTATATGGGACCCTGTTATTTGTTActcttgtatatatatttattaaatcaaaatttgaccTCTGTAATATTTCAACGAAGGGGTGTTCAGCTAAGGGTGGGTCCGCTCCTGGTTAAATGATGTtggattttgaaaaaatatatgaaagatgTGAAAATGTGTCAAATATTTTGTATTGATCCATACTTTCATATATACTTGACTTAGGAAAGTATTGTTGAATCCTGGACACAAGCTAGAGAAGGTGAAGTTTGTAATACAAAATGTTATTGCTTTGGGGCTTTTTCCCCCCTTCCTTCTGGTGGTTATAAGTTGGTTCTTTCTGTATATAGGgaaatgaaaaaagagaagaagtacTTTATGGAGAAGCTATCATGTGGAAtatcaaaattgaaaagtgaCAACTCCATAGAAGACGTGAGAGGACCGTTAAAATTAATGGAGAACACTAAGGTCTCCCTTACTCGAAATACATTTTCGTATGATGAAATGATACCGGGAGAGGATGATTCATCAGAAGAACGTCCTTCTTCGCAGCAAAGTAAacaatgcatatatatatatcattccTTGAAATGTAGATATTTTAATCATATAGGAGGTTTTTGGTTCACATAAAGACCAATTTTTCATGCACCTTAGTTTGATGCTTTTGTTTCATGTTTGATGGTGCTCTgttgtcatttattttttatgatgaattgtagACTCGAAAGCTGTTTCTCGTACGAGAACCTCATGCAAAGAACAGGCAAGCAGTATACCAGGAAAGCTCTATTCAGATTTTTGtgaaaacaaagtaaaaacaacaacagGAAACTCACCTTCCCACGTCTCCGATGACCAAAACCAAAAGCATGAACATATCAAGGACAATGAAAGAGAGGAGATATTCGATGATCAATATTTGTATGGCGTAATATCCGAGAAATCTGAATGTTCCTTTTGTGGGAACAGAAGGCCGAAAATGAGACTGCATAAGGACTTCAGTTATAAGGAACTTGAAGAAGCAACAAAAGGATTTTCCAATGAGAATTTTCTATCAGAAGGCGGATTTGGTTCTGTTTATAAAGGGTATTTAAAGAATGGACTAAGAGTTGCTGTGAAGCAGCATAATGATATGAGCCTTCAAGGAGATAAAGAATTCAAGTCCGAAGTTGAGGTTCTAAGCAAAGCTAGGCATCCAAATTTGGTCATGTTGTTAGGGTCTTGCTCTGAAGGTAGCCAAAAGTTGCTTGTCTATGAGTATGTTTGCTATGGTTCTCTAGACAAATTCTTATCAGGTAAGTCTATTTTTGACTATTAGTTTTAGAATGGGCAGATTGGACGGGTTAAAACGGAAGGAATACATATGCAGCCTAAATTAAACTAGAATGGGTTAAATTGGGAGTCTATACTCATAATTGTGTTATTCTTATGCAGGGGATATAAGAATGTCTCTCAGTTGGGAGAAGAGGCTAAAAATAGCTTTGGGTGCTGCCAGAGGCTTAGAATATCTTCATAAACACAACATCATTCACAGAGATATTAGACCTAACAACATCCTCATCACACATGATCATGAATCGCTGGTATGTTGTCCACCGAGCTGCCCTCTTTTAGTTTGGTTCAAGCAAATTAAGGTGAAATGTACTGGTCCCAAATGTGGATATAAAAACGGATATGCTCTTATAGTGACAGTTGACATTTATCTTCCATAGGTGTTTTAAGTTATACATTTGTTTTATAGTTATCTAACTATATGCAACATTGATGACTTAGTTAGGAGATTTTGGACTTGCAAAAGCGGCGTATGATGAATCACAACATTCTTCTGGTAACAACGTGGTTGGTACTTTTGGATATATGGCACCAGAATATGCAGCAAGTGGAAAGTTCTCGACTAAAAcagatgtttatgcttttggGGTTGTTCTGCTGCAGCTTATCACTGGACTCAAGAACACAGACAACTGTCTTGAAGATAGAAGTCTTGTTGAATGggtaaaaattgaaaacatcATTTCACCATATAACACAATATGCTTATTTTGTTCTATGAAACGACTAGTTATGAAATAACATTAATGGCTAATGATAACTTGTACCTTTCAAGTGCAGGCAATACCTCTTCTGGAGCAAAAGAATTATCCGCGTCTAATTGATAAAAGTATTGTCGATTCCCATGATTTCCATCAGCTATTTTGGATGGTTGAGTTAGCAGCAAAATGTCTCGAAAAGGATCCTGATAAGAGGAATTCCATGGAATGGGTAAGTTTTGCTTGTAAAATGTCTCGAAAAGGATCCCTTCGACTCATCATAGTTTTGTTATTGTTGTCATTCTTAACTTATTGATTGTTGATACATATCTGTTTAAATCAGGTGGTTAAGATTTTGAGTGATATAATGGAAGGAAATGCTGATACTTCTATAGACTTCAACACCAAAAGcaataatgaagatgataaaatTCTTGGAACAGTAAcaacttcttcttcattttcaacAGACAGAACATGTTCATCAAAAAGGTGGAGTCCTTCATCATCCAATAGTACTCATGAAGAATGTCAAAGTAGGAAGATCCCTCTCAAACATAAAGGGGCAACTCCAAACAAAAGCAAACTACTTTATAAAGAGATGATTCATTGAGTAGTTCGTTTTAATTAAAGGCGGATCCAAGATTTAAACTCTATGAGTTCAATCTATAAAGTATGTCTATGGGAAACAACCTCTATACCTCTGAGTTAGGAGTAAGGTCCTATATACACTTGACCCTTCCCAAATCCCACTTTGTGGGactacattgggtatgttgtttttgttgtttgttgagTTCAATCTATAAGGTTCTAAGCATTGGACTTGTCGTGTTTCTAAAACTATGGGTTCATGTATATTATTTGTTGCATTTTGAGTAAATTTCTATGCATA belongs to Solanum stenotomum isolate F172 chromosome 1, ASM1918654v1, whole genome shotgun sequence and includes:
- the LOC125846481 gene encoding probable serine/threonine-protein kinase PBL5; this translates as MEEYNKSLEMLVLLKQCEVHKVKFHIQVQAGNSRKVVAVIAIKRLEPTWIILDREMKKEKKYFMEKLSCGISKLKSDNSIEDVRGPLKLMENTKVSLTRNTFSYDEMIPGEDDSSEERPSSQQNSKAVSRTRTSCKEQASSIPGKLYSDFCENKVKTTTGNSPSHVSDDQNQKHEHIKDNEREEIFDDQYLYGVISEKSECSFCGNRRPKMRLHKDFSYKELEEATKGFSNENFLSEGGFGSVYKGYLKNGLRVAVKQHNDMSLQGDKEFKSEVEVLSKARHPNLVMLLGSCSEGSQKLLVYEYVCYGSLDKFLSGDIRMSLSWEKRLKIALGAARGLEYLHKHNIIHRDIRPNNILITHDHESLLGDFGLAKAAYDESQHSSGNNVVGTFGYMAPEYAASGKFSTKTDVYAFGVVLLQLITGLKNTDNCLEDRSLVEWAIPLLEQKNYPRLIDKSIVDSHDFHQLFWMVELAAKCLEKDPDKRNSMEWVVKILSDIMEGNADTSIDFNTKSNNEDDKILGTVTTSSSFSTDRTCSSKRWSPSSSNSTHEECQSRKIPLKHKGATPNKSKLLYKEMIH